GCTCCTGTTCCTTGTTTTCTATGGCACTTCACCTCCAAAAAGAAATAGGCCGGACACTCGGTCCGGCCTCAGTACACAAAAATCCGCATGGATTTTCGGGTTCCTGGCCAGTCAACAGCCGAAGCGTCGACAGGCGAGAGGTCGAACCTCTTCTTGAAAACGACATACCCGCACAGGAGAGAACATTAGCATACTCTCCTCCATCTGGCAAGCGGCACGAAAAAGCCGCCGTCCCGAAACACCGCTCAGGAGCCGGACGGCTCCGTCGGGACAGAAGGCAACATTGGACCCGACGCGGGGGCTGAAGATTCCTCCGGTGCCGGTTCGGCCATCCGGTAGGTTCCCGGCTTGAGATAGGGAAGCAGCGCATCAAGGACCTGCCGGTTTCGCAGGCGGTTCCCCCAATCAATGAGGGCCATCAGATCCTCCGCCGTGCTCTCGCTCTTGAAGGAGAACCAGAGGCGGTTCAGACCGTCCGTCAGCAGATCCATGTCCTTCGAGATCTGCGCCAGAGAGATAAGGTGCTTTCCGATCTGCCGCTCCGCGATGTCCCGCACCATGAGCGCCTTTTTCGCCTCTTCCAGCAGAGCCCGCTGGGCCTGGGGCGTTCGTGCCTGCATGGCCTCGGCGATGGTGCGGTCCCCCTTTATACCCTGACCCAGAAAAACCAAACCGAAGAGGGCGACCCCGGCGAGCAGGGCACCCATACAGCGCTGCAGCACCGGACGCCGCAGCGCGCTCCAGGAAAGGCGCTCCGGAAGCAGCACCGACGTGGCGAAAGCGAAAGCGGCGGAGATCCACAGGGCGTTTTCGATCCTTCGGAAAGGTCTGGACCAGAGCGCGTCGAACCAGATCAACGCGAGCATCGCCAAGGCCCAGAGCGTTTCCAGCGGAATTTTCTCCCGTCGTACCACGATACCGAGAAAGGCCCAGAGGAGCCACAAAAGAAGGGCGATCACCAGAAGCCCTCCCACGAGGCCGAACTCGGCGAAGAACTGCAGGTACTCGTTGTGGGCCCACATGGTGAACTTCCAGTCCCGGTTCGGAGAACGTTGGAACATTTCCTTCTGGGCGTCCAGGTAGTGCCATTTGTACTGCCCCAACCCGACCCCCTTCAGGGGCTGTTGAGTGATCATGGTCCACGAGGTGGCCCAGATGTCGATACGTCCTCCCACGGTTTCGGGGTTCTTCAGCACGTCCATCCATTTCGACTCCAGGGATCCAGCGCGCCCGGCGTTGAAGAGCACCGTCGCCAAAAGACCCAGGGCGAGAAGAGAAACGATGCCCCCGAGACGGCGAAGATGTCGCGCCTCCTCGTTCCGCCAGGCAACGAGAGCCATCACGGCCACGGCGACACCCAGGGAGAGGATCGCCGCCCGGGTGGTGGAGCCCCAGAGCCCCCAGGCGTTGACGGCAAGGAGAAGAATGTTGGCGAGACGTACCGGCAGGGAGCGACGGTAGAGCCCTTCCTCCCGGCCGTAGGCCACGTGGAGATAGATGCTGTTCAGGCAGGCCATGGCCACCCAGAGGCCGAACATCTCCTGCTGCCCCGTGTTGCCGATGTAGTTTCCCGGCGTGGGGAGGATAAAGGCGAAGGGACCGCTCAGATTGCGGATCTGCAGTTCCGCGAAGATCACGTTGCATGCGGCGTTGAGGTTCGCCCCCCAGAGAATCCACCGGAAACGGTCCCTGGGAAGAAAGTTATAGCAGAGCACGTAGGCCGCCCAGAGGGAGGCGAAGAAAAACCACTCCCGGGCGAAGGTCGGAACGGATTTGATCTCCGTCCACAAGGGCTGGGCAGTGACATACAGGAGCAAGGCGAACCAGATCCACCCGAAGGGGTCGATGGTGAAACGAATTTTTTCCGTTCCCTTGAACGCCACCACAAGACCGACGACGATGCAGAGCACCGCCAGAGGAACGAGCGCCACCACCCATTTCATGAAATGGAGTGTCTGAAACCAGCTCATCCCCGAATAGACGAGGTTGGGCACCGCGAGAGAAACGCCCATGCAGACCAGACACAGCCACTGGAGCATTCCCTGGAGCGAGATGCCGCCCTTCCCGGCGATTCCAGTCTCTGTCGGAGACACCTTGCTTCCCGAGCTTTTCCTTTTCTGCGCCACGAACATCACTCCCAGTTGTCCTGAAATTGCCTGTGGTATTCTACCATAAGAGACGGACATCCCGGGACCACGAAACCTTACGCCCTTCCGCTCCTTGGAGTTTGACGCTCTGCAGACGTGAAAGAGGAGTTCCGGCAAGTGCCTCTTCGACGCGCCCGCATCCCTCTCAAAACATGCGCAAGAGGGGCGCACTCGTTCCGCCCCTCTTTTTTACGACCGCCCTCTTTCTTTGACATCGTGCACACCCGCCGAAAAAAATCTTCTTCAAAAAACCAAGGAAGCCCCCGGCGAGATCGCTCGATCCTTCCACCACGCAGTCGTACCACCCGCGACGACACCTCCCCACGCGACCGTCCTTTCCGGTTCCGCGGGGGAAAATTCACCTCTGACGAGTTCGATAGACTGTGTCCAGAAGCGTTCCGTCCCGGTACTCCACCACGGCCACAATGTGATCCTCGTCGTACTCCACCGGGCGGGGAACCCCCGTGAGGCGCTCCACCTCTTTCTTCAGGTCGGTGATGTCCTTCACGGGAAGGTTCGCTCTCAGCGCGGCCTCCAGCAGGTCCGCCCGGGCGGGGTTGATGCAGATCCCCCGTTCGGTGACGATGGCGTCCACGGTCTCCCCGGGGGTGATCACGGTCTTGACCGAATCCTTGATGGTGGGCACACCACCACGGAACGAAGGCGCCACGACGATGGCGAGCTTCGCCCCCGCCGCCGTGTCGGCATGTCCTCCCGAGGCACCCCGGAGAACCCCATCATTCCCGGTCATGACGTTCACGTGAAACTCAGGATCCACCTCCAGGGCAGCGAGGATCACTACATCCAGGTTGTGTGCCAGGCATCCCTTGTTCAGAGGATTCGCGTACCAAGAGGCGTCGATTTCGATATGGTTCGGGTTGCGCACCATGGAGCCCGTCACCGCCGAATCGAAGCTCTGTACGTCAAACATGGCGTTGAAGAGCCCCTCTTCGAGCATGCCGGACATGAATCCCGAGATACCCCCCAGACCAAAACTGCCCCGGATGCCCTTCTCCCGGAGATGCTCCCGCACAAAGGCCGCCACGGCGAGGCTCGCTCCGCCCGCGCCGACCTGGAAAGAACATCCCGGTGCGAGTAACCCCGATGCGACCACGAGGTCGAAGGCGTTCTTCGCCACGCAGAGATCCACGGGATTTCGGGTGATCCTGGCCGCCCCCGTGGCGATCTTCGTCGGGTCGCCCAGGCTGTCCACCACCACCACCTGATCGACCAGATACTGCGGCACGGAGATGCGCGGGCGGACGGGATAGTCCATCAGGTCGTCCGTCAGGGCGATGACATGCCTGGCGTGGCGCACATCCACCTGGGCGTACCCCAGGGCACCACAGGCGGATTTGCCGATGCACCCGGTGAAGTTTCCCAGAACATCGCAGGCGGGAGCCCCCATGAAGGCCACGTCGATGGCGATGCTCCCCTCCTCGACGGCCCGGGCCCGCCCCCCGTGCGTACGGATGACCACGGGAATCTCCAGTTCCCCCGCCGAGACAGCCTTGCCCACCTCCCCACGAAGGCCCGAGGTATGCAGACGGGTCACCACTCCCCGCCGGATGTAGTCCGCCACGAAGTCCGCCGTGTCGGGGAGGGAACTCGGCGCGAGGGTGAGACCGCGGAAGCCCATCTCGTCCAGCGTGGCGAGCACCAGCGACATGAGCGCATCGCCGTTGCGGAAATGGTGGTGAAAGGAGATGGTCATGCCGTTTTCCAGGCCGGAGCGGCGGACCGCCTCCCTAAGATCCGGCGCAACCTTGTTCCGGGAAGGTGGCGTCGCCTTCAGAGGCGCGCAAATCCTCGGCCGCTCTCGCCTCTCCGCGATTTTCGCCATGGCACCGGCGTAGGGCTCGAAAGCGCCGATTCCCGGTACATCCGTGGGCACGAAGCGCCCGATGGCGTTTCGAACCATCTTCGCCCGTCTCATGCCGTTTCGTCTCCCTTCATGCCGTAGAGAACCCCCAGGTCCAGAAGCCGCCGGGCCCTGAGTACGATAGGGCCGTCCACCATTCTGCCGTCCACGAGCAAAACGCCTTTCCCCTGCCGTTCCGCCTCTTCCGCGGCGGTGACGATGCGCCAGGCCCTCCGGAATTCCCTGAAATCGGGGCGGAACGCCTCGTGTATGACCGGAATCTGGCTGGGATGAATCGCGGCCTTTCCGGTGAACCCCATCTCGACGATCTGCTTTGCCTCCGCCGCGAGCCCCTCGGGGTCGTCCACGTCGGTCCACACTGTGTCGAAAGCGGCGATGCCCGCGGCTCTCGCGGCCATGACCACCCGCCCCCGTGCGTAGAAGAGTTCCCACCCCTCCCGAGTCTTCTGCACCCCCAGATCGGCGGTGAGATCCTGTCCGCCGAGCGTGAGGGCCTTCACCCTCGGCGAGGCCGTGGCGATCTCGAAGGCGTGCTCCAGCCCCTTCGCCGTCTCCAGCATGGCATGAATGCCCACGGTACCGACCACCATACCGTGGCGCTCCTCAATGGCCGTCATGAGCGAGTCCGCCCGAAGGACATCCCCGGGGCTCTGACACTTGGGCAGCCGCACCGCCGAGGGTCGTGCGGGAACAATCTCCTCCAGGTCCGTCTCGAAATAGGGTGTGTCGGCACCGTTGATTCGCACCGTCACCTCCACGCGGCCGAAATCGAGAACCCTGAGGAAGTGCGCCACCAGTCGCCTCGCCGCATCCTTTTCGGCCACCGCCACCGCGTCCTCCAGATCGAGCAGGACGCTGTCGGCGCCGAAAACCGGTGCGTGCTGGAGCATTCCCGGCGAATTGCCCGGCATGTAGAGCATGGATCTGCGCGGTTTCACGAACGTCACTCCTTCCGCAGGGCCCGCTCGAGTGCGATTTCGAGCCTCGCCCGCAACGTCGCCTCCAGGGCGCCCTGATCCAAAATCTGCACGCGAAAACAGGGATTTCCATAGTGCTCCAGGATCCCCCGCACCATCGCCTCGGTCCGCTCCGCGAAGAGTCCTCCGTTGCCGCTCCGATACTCGAAGGAGAATTCTCCGCTCGGCGCCAGAGTCACGAGACAATCCGAGGATTCCAGCGTTCCCGCCTGAGCCGCCTCGTAGCGCATGTTCTTTCACCATCCGTTTCGAAAATCTTGTCAGAACATTTCCAACGCCTTTGTTCCTATTTGACAAAAAAACGAAAGCCTCTAAAATGGATCTCGTGAACGGTATCCCGTATCCCGTATGCATCATAGTTCTTCCGACGGTTTTTCGCAACAAGCTCCGGAGAAGATCTTTTTTCGTCCATACCGGAGAAGTCTTCCGCCCCGCACGAAGGGGGGAAACGGTTTCCAAAAAACACAGACCTTACAAAGCAAGACAGCAGTTTTTCAGCCCTGCCGCTGCAGCACATAAAAGCGGTGCCGGTTATCACTCGTCGCTTTCCTGGGAAACGCTTCCTCA
Above is a genomic segment from Aminiphilus circumscriptus DSM 16581 containing:
- a CDS encoding O-antigen ligase family protein; its protein translation is MAQKRKSSGSKVSPTETGIAGKGGISLQGMLQWLCLVCMGVSLAVPNLVYSGMSWFQTLHFMKWVVALVPLAVLCIVVGLVVAFKGTEKIRFTIDPFGWIWFALLLYVTAQPLWTEIKSVPTFAREWFFFASLWAAYVLCYNFLPRDRFRWILWGANLNAACNVIFAELQIRNLSGPFAFILPTPGNYIGNTGQQEMFGLWVAMACLNSIYLHVAYGREEGLYRRSLPVRLANILLLAVNAWGLWGSTTRAAILSLGVAVAVMALVAWRNEEARHLRRLGGIVSLLALGLLATVLFNAGRAGSLESKWMDVLKNPETVGGRIDIWATSWTMITQQPLKGVGLGQYKWHYLDAQKEMFQRSPNRDWKFTMWAHNEYLQFFAEFGLVGGLLVIALLLWLLWAFLGIVVRREKIPLETLWALAMLALIWFDALWSRPFRRIENALWISAAFAFATSVLLPERLSWSALRRPVLQRCMGALLAGVALFGLVFLGQGIKGDRTIAEAMQARTPQAQRALLEEAKKALMVRDIAERQIGKHLISLAQISKDMDLLTDGLNRLWFSFKSESTAEDLMALIDWGNRLRNRQVLDALLPYLKPGTYRMAEPAPEESSAPASGPMLPSVPTEPSGS
- a CDS encoding HpcH/HpaI aldolase/citrate lyase family protein, which encodes MKPRRSMLYMPGNSPGMLQHAPVFGADSVLLDLEDAVAVAEKDAARRLVAHFLRVLDFGRVEVTVRINGADTPYFETDLEEIVPARPSAVRLPKCQSPGDVLRADSLMTAIEERHGMVVGTVGIHAMLETAKGLEHAFEIATASPRVKALTLGGQDLTADLGVQKTREGWELFYARGRVVMAARAAGIAAFDTVWTDVDDPEGLAAEAKQIVEMGFTGKAAIHPSQIPVIHEAFRPDFREFRRAWRIVTAAEEAERQGKGVLLVDGRMVDGPIVLRARRLLDLGVLYGMKGDETA
- the citF gene encoding citrate lyase subunit alpha produces the protein MRRAKMVRNAIGRFVPTDVPGIGAFEPYAGAMAKIAERRERPRICAPLKATPPSRNKVAPDLREAVRRSGLENGMTISFHHHFRNGDALMSLVLATLDEMGFRGLTLAPSSLPDTADFVADYIRRGVVTRLHTSGLRGEVGKAVSAGELEIPVVIRTHGGRARAVEEGSIAIDVAFMGAPACDVLGNFTGCIGKSACGALGYAQVDVRHARHVIALTDDLMDYPVRPRISVPQYLVDQVVVVDSLGDPTKIATGAARITRNPVDLCVAKNAFDLVVASGLLAPGCSFQVGAGGASLAVAAFVREHLREKGIRGSFGLGGISGFMSGMLEEGLFNAMFDVQSFDSAVTGSMVRNPNHIEIDASWYANPLNKGCLAHNLDVVILAALEVDPEFHVNVMTGNDGVLRGASGGHADTAAGAKLAIVVAPSFRGGVPTIKDSVKTVITPGETVDAIVTERGICINPARADLLEAALRANLPVKDITDLKKEVERLTGVPRPVEYDEDHIVAVVEYRDGTLLDTVYRTRQR
- a CDS encoding citrate lyase ACP, whose translation is MRYEAAQAGTLESSDCLVTLAPSGEFSFEYRSGNGGLFAERTEAMVRGILEHYGNPCFRVQILDQGALEATLRARLEIALERALRKE